One window of the Xiphophorus hellerii strain 12219 chromosome 15, Xiphophorus_hellerii-4.1, whole genome shotgun sequence genome contains the following:
- the map7b gene encoding ensconsin isoform X5 produces the protein MPDGKAGGGGGSGSPRDKWKLRKRGSRLTIQPLFTITEEEEVQRRREAGRKKKRASYSQYRSEDCRGSSASGQTYSPTGTPIPPPIPNRTTSKNTSSYAATKADSLLFNKIDERQRLARERREEQEKQNVAKEAQWQAREERARQHYEKQLEERKKKLEEQRIKEEKRRAAVEEKRRQKQEEDRVRHEAVIRRTLERSQKTRPKQNRWSWGGALHTNTPSIPADADRRSVSTVNLSKHTESIITKRLSSSSATLLHSPDRGLQMRTASTPVISKAHSKPRLHQGKTTQHKNTGLRRLPLTPWESSMVNRLQQPTHSYLARSRSAMSLSGEQSAMPVCPRSVSCHPMSAVSFKTLQAQVLPHCRSQDRNLSRDKALPASSTARRRTTGTMQHKDRDSVRKSWSNLSLPLAPVLTLPPNKSTISLGKKSNKATPPSAGRPPQKTLGRPPTPKLLKSPVSDDPGNLRPVRITPEHSQPSTPTAAPKEEEEEEEKGKIFSPPQPRPQPLGENNPPSEAPAEVNESTSSPPTQKPSAGTTDPEEASRILAENRRLAREQREREEEERRQQEEQARLAKEEMARRKAEERAKREEEAQRLAEERRRQEEEERKAEEERLQREREEAGRLQKQKEEEESRLREEAERLRQEREKHFQKEEAERLERKKRLEEIMKRTRRSDTSDKSGPETAQ, from the exons ATGCCGGATGGGAAagcaggaggaggtggaggaagtgGATCACCCAGAGACAAGTGGAAGCTAAGGAAGAGAGGCAGCCGGCTGACGATTCAACCGCTCTTTACCAtcactgaggaagaggaggtacAGAGACGGAGGGAGGCTGGCAGGAAAAAGAAACGAG cATCTTACTCCCAGTATAGGTCTGAGGATTGTCGAGGGTCTTCAGCCTCTGGGCAGACCTACTCCCCCACTGGGACACCTATACCCCCTCCCATTCCTAATCGGACCACCAgcaaaaacacaagtagttATGCTGCTACCAAAGCAG ACTCGTTGCTCTTTAACAAGATTGATGAGAGACAGAGGCTGGCCCGTGAGCGCAGGGAGgagcaagaaaaacagaatg TTGCCAAGGAGGCCCAGTGGCAGGCGCGCGAGGAGAGAGCGAGGCAGCACTATGAGAAACAgttggaggagaggaagaaaaaactgGAAGAGCAGCGgataaaagaggagaaaagaaggGCCGCTGTGGAGGAGAAGCGAAGGCAAAAACAAGAGGAGGACCGG GTGCGTCATGAGGCAGTGATACGCCGCACGCTGGAGCGGAGCCAGAAAACCAGGCCGAAGCAAAACCGCTGGTCCTGGGGAGGAGCGCTGCACACCAACACTCCAAGCATACCAGCTG ATGCTGACAGAAGGTCGGTGTCCACCGTGAATTTATCCAAACACACGGAATCCATCATTACCAAGCGCCTCTCCTCCTCGTCTGCCACACTGCTGCACTCGCCAGACAGAG GCTTACAGATGAGAACAGCTTCCACGCCTGTAATAAGCAAAGCTCATTCCAAACCCCGCCTACATCAGGGGAAGACCACCCAGCACAAAAACACAG GACTCCGCCGCCTTCCGCTGACGCCATGGGAGAGCAGCATGGTGAACCGACTACAGCAGCCAACACACTCATACCTGGCCCGGAGCCGTAGCGCCATGAGCTTGTCTGGAGAACAGTCAG CCATGCCTGTGTGTCCTCGCTCAGTTTCCTGCCACCCCATGAGCGCCGTGTCATTCAAGACCCTGCAGGCCCAAGTGCTCCCTCACTGCCGCAGCCAGGACAGGAACCTGAGCAGAGATAAAGCTTTGCCGGCCTCCTCCACCGCTCGTAGAAGGACCACAGGAACTATGCAA CATAAGGACCGTGACAGCGTCAGGAAGTCTTGGAGCAACCTGTCCCTTCCACTGGCTCCTGTTCTGACGTTACCTCCCAATAAGTCCACCATTTCTTTAGGCAAAAAGTCCAACAAAGCCACACCACCCTCTGCTGGCAG ACCTCCACAGAAAACACTGGGACGTCCCCCAACTCCCAAGCTGCTTAAATCTCCAGTTTCAGATGATCCCGGAAACCTTCGTCCTGTCAGAATCACACCTGAGCACTCTCAACCCTCAACACCAACAGCAGCTCcgaaggaagaagaagaagaagaggaaaaagggAAGATTTTCAGTCCTCCTCAACCCAGACCTCAGCCACTGGGTGAGAACAATCCCCCGAGTGAGGCACCAGCTGAAGTCAATG AGTCTACAAGCAGTCCTCCAACTCAGAAACCTTCAGCTGGTACCACAGATCCAGAGGAGGCCAGTCGGATCCTGGCCGAAAACCGGCGGCTGGCCCGGgagcagagggagagagaggaggaggagcggagGCAACAAGAGGAGCAGGCGAG ATTAGCAAAGGAGGAGATGGCCCGCCGTAAAGCGGAAGAGCGAGCGAAGAGAGAAGAGGAGGCCCAGCGTCTggcagaggagaggagaaggcaggaggaggaggagagaaaggcTGAGGAGGAGAGGCttcagagggagagagaagagGCAGGGAGACTCCAGAAACAG aaagaggaggaggagtctCGATTGAGGGAGGAGGCAGAGCGACTGAGGCAGGAGAGGGAGAAGCACTTTCAGAAAGAAGAAGCAGAACgattggagagaaaaaag CGTCTTGAGGAGATCATGAAGAGAACCAGACGCTCAGACACATCAGATAAG TCAGGACCGGAGACAGCGCAG TGA
- the map7b gene encoding ensconsin isoform X4, with product MPDGKAGGGGGSGSPRDKWKLRKRGSRLTIQPLFTITEEEEVQRRREAGRKKKRASYSQYRSEDCRGSSASGQTYSPTGTPIPPPIPNRTTSKNTSSYAATKADSLLFNKIDERQRLARERREEQEKQNVAKEAQWQAREERARQHYEKQLEERKKKLEEQRIKEEKRRAAVEEKRRQKQEEDRVRHEAVIRRTLERSQKTRPKQNRWSWGGALHTNTPSIPADADRRSVSTVNLSKHTESIITKRLSSSSATLLHSPDRGLRRLPLTPWESSMVNRLQQPTHSYLARSRSAMSLSGEQSVSCHPMSAVSFKTLQAQVLPHCRSQDRNLSRDKALPASSTARRRTTGTMQHKDRDSVRKSWSNLSLPLAPVLTLPPNKSTISLGKKSNKATPPSAGRPPQKTLGRPPTPKLLKSPVSDDPGNLRPVRITPEHSQPSTPTAAPKEEEEEEEKGKIFSPPQPRPQPLGENNPPSEAPAEVNESTSSPPTQKPSAGTTDPEEASRILAENRRLAREQREREEEERRQQEEQARLAKEEMARRKAEERAKREEEAQRLAEERRRQEEEERKAEEERLQREREEAGRLQKQKEEEESRLREEAERLRQEREKHFQKEEAERLERKKRLEEIMKRTRRSDTSDKKVRTGDSAVSSGSPAPPAANVPQTNSNSHQPDLSPQPSTTPLSRPDQRENGEFEEVISLPSHSRLSPPEGEEQQETEEEESKVSVVAFMENGLLKSLSAVEDISAQQGPDVA from the exons ATGCCGGATGGGAAagcaggaggaggtggaggaagtgGATCACCCAGAGACAAGTGGAAGCTAAGGAAGAGAGGCAGCCGGCTGACGATTCAACCGCTCTTTACCAtcactgaggaagaggaggtacAGAGACGGAGGGAGGCTGGCAGGAAAAAGAAACGAG cATCTTACTCCCAGTATAGGTCTGAGGATTGTCGAGGGTCTTCAGCCTCTGGGCAGACCTACTCCCCCACTGGGACACCTATACCCCCTCCCATTCCTAATCGGACCACCAgcaaaaacacaagtagttATGCTGCTACCAAAGCAG ACTCGTTGCTCTTTAACAAGATTGATGAGAGACAGAGGCTGGCCCGTGAGCGCAGGGAGgagcaagaaaaacagaatg TTGCCAAGGAGGCCCAGTGGCAGGCGCGCGAGGAGAGAGCGAGGCAGCACTATGAGAAACAgttggaggagaggaagaaaaaactgGAAGAGCAGCGgataaaagaggagaaaagaaggGCCGCTGTGGAGGAGAAGCGAAGGCAAAAACAAGAGGAGGACCGG GTGCGTCATGAGGCAGTGATACGCCGCACGCTGGAGCGGAGCCAGAAAACCAGGCCGAAGCAAAACCGCTGGTCCTGGGGAGGAGCGCTGCACACCAACACTCCAAGCATACCAGCTG ATGCTGACAGAAGGTCGGTGTCCACCGTGAATTTATCCAAACACACGGAATCCATCATTACCAAGCGCCTCTCCTCCTCGTCTGCCACACTGCTGCACTCGCCAGACAGAG GACTCCGCCGCCTTCCGCTGACGCCATGGGAGAGCAGCATGGTGAACCGACTACAGCAGCCAACACACTCATACCTGGCCCGGAGCCGTAGCGCCATGAGCTTGTCTGGAGAACAGTCAG TTTCCTGCCACCCCATGAGCGCCGTGTCATTCAAGACCCTGCAGGCCCAAGTGCTCCCTCACTGCCGCAGCCAGGACAGGAACCTGAGCAGAGATAAAGCTTTGCCGGCCTCCTCCACCGCTCGTAGAAGGACCACAGGAACTATGCAA CATAAGGACCGTGACAGCGTCAGGAAGTCTTGGAGCAACCTGTCCCTTCCACTGGCTCCTGTTCTGACGTTACCTCCCAATAAGTCCACCATTTCTTTAGGCAAAAAGTCCAACAAAGCCACACCACCCTCTGCTGGCAG ACCTCCACAGAAAACACTGGGACGTCCCCCAACTCCCAAGCTGCTTAAATCTCCAGTTTCAGATGATCCCGGAAACCTTCGTCCTGTCAGAATCACACCTGAGCACTCTCAACCCTCAACACCAACAGCAGCTCcgaaggaagaagaagaagaagaggaaaaagggAAGATTTTCAGTCCTCCTCAACCCAGACCTCAGCCACTGGGTGAGAACAATCCCCCGAGTGAGGCACCAGCTGAAGTCAATG AGTCTACAAGCAGTCCTCCAACTCAGAAACCTTCAGCTGGTACCACAGATCCAGAGGAGGCCAGTCGGATCCTGGCCGAAAACCGGCGGCTGGCCCGGgagcagagggagagagaggaggaggagcggagGCAACAAGAGGAGCAGGCGAG ATTAGCAAAGGAGGAGATGGCCCGCCGTAAAGCGGAAGAGCGAGCGAAGAGAGAAGAGGAGGCCCAGCGTCTggcagaggagaggagaaggcaggaggaggaggagagaaaggcTGAGGAGGAGAGGCttcagagggagagagaagagGCAGGGAGACTCCAGAAACAG aaagaggaggaggagtctCGATTGAGGGAGGAGGCAGAGCGACTGAGGCAGGAGAGGGAGAAGCACTTTCAGAAAGAAGAAGCAGAACgattggagagaaaaaag CGTCTTGAGGAGATCATGAAGAGAACCAGACGCTCAGACACATCAGATAAG AAAGTCAGGACCGGAGACAGCGCAG TGAGCTCTGGTTCTCCTGCACCACCTGCAGCCAACGTGCCTCAGACAAACAGCAACAGTCACCAACCTGACCTCAGCCCACAACCCAGCACCACTCCTCTGAGCCGCCCTGACCAGAG GGAGAATGGGGAGTTCGAAGAGGTGATCTCGCTGCCTTCACATTCCAGGTTGTCTCCTCCTGAaggagaggagcagcaggagacggaggaagaggagagtaAAGTTTCTGTCGTAGCCTTCATGGAGAACGGTCTTCTAAAGTCTCTGAGTGCAGTTGAAGATATATCAGCCCAGCAGGGACCAG ATGTAGCCTGA
- the map7b gene encoding ensconsin isoform X2, giving the protein MPDGKAGGGGGSGSPRDKWKLRKRGSRLTIQPLFTITEEEEVQRRREAGRKKKRASYSQYRSEDCRGSSASGQTYSPTGTPIPPPIPNRTTSKNTSSYAATKADSLLFNKIDERQRLARERREEQEKQNVAKEAQWQAREERARQHYEKQLEERKKKLEEQRIKEEKRRAAVEEKRRQKQEEDRVRHEAVIRRTLERSQKTRPKQNRWSWGGALHTNTPSIPADADRRSVSTVNLSKHTESIITKRLSSSSATLLHSPDRGLQMRTASTPVISKAHSKPRLHQGKTTQHKNTGLRRLPLTPWESSMVNRLQQPTHSYLARSRSAMSLSGEQSVSCHPMSAVSFKTLQAQVLPHCRSQDRNLSRDKALPASSTARRRTTGTMQHKDRDSVRKSWSNLSLPLAPVLTLPPNKSTISLGKKSNKATPPSAGRPPQKTLGRPPTPKLLKSPVSDDPGNLRPVRITPEHSQPSTPTAAPKEEEEEEEKGKIFSPPQPRPQPLGENNPPSEAPAEVNESTSSPPTQKPSAGTTDPEEASRILAENRRLAREQREREEEERRQQEEQARLAKEEMARRKAEERAKREEEAQRLAEERRRQEEEERKAEEERLQREREEAGRLQKQKEEEESRLREEAERLRQEREKHFQKEEAERLERKKRLEEIMKRTRRSDTSDKKVRTGDSAVSSGSPAPPAANVPQTNSNSHQPDLSPQPSTTPLSRPDQRENGEFEEVISLPSHSRLSPPEGEEQQETEEEESKVSVVAFMENGLLKSLSAVEDISAQQGPDVA; this is encoded by the exons ATGCCGGATGGGAAagcaggaggaggtggaggaagtgGATCACCCAGAGACAAGTGGAAGCTAAGGAAGAGAGGCAGCCGGCTGACGATTCAACCGCTCTTTACCAtcactgaggaagaggaggtacAGAGACGGAGGGAGGCTGGCAGGAAAAAGAAACGAG cATCTTACTCCCAGTATAGGTCTGAGGATTGTCGAGGGTCTTCAGCCTCTGGGCAGACCTACTCCCCCACTGGGACACCTATACCCCCTCCCATTCCTAATCGGACCACCAgcaaaaacacaagtagttATGCTGCTACCAAAGCAG ACTCGTTGCTCTTTAACAAGATTGATGAGAGACAGAGGCTGGCCCGTGAGCGCAGGGAGgagcaagaaaaacagaatg TTGCCAAGGAGGCCCAGTGGCAGGCGCGCGAGGAGAGAGCGAGGCAGCACTATGAGAAACAgttggaggagaggaagaaaaaactgGAAGAGCAGCGgataaaagaggagaaaagaaggGCCGCTGTGGAGGAGAAGCGAAGGCAAAAACAAGAGGAGGACCGG GTGCGTCATGAGGCAGTGATACGCCGCACGCTGGAGCGGAGCCAGAAAACCAGGCCGAAGCAAAACCGCTGGTCCTGGGGAGGAGCGCTGCACACCAACACTCCAAGCATACCAGCTG ATGCTGACAGAAGGTCGGTGTCCACCGTGAATTTATCCAAACACACGGAATCCATCATTACCAAGCGCCTCTCCTCCTCGTCTGCCACACTGCTGCACTCGCCAGACAGAG GCTTACAGATGAGAACAGCTTCCACGCCTGTAATAAGCAAAGCTCATTCCAAACCCCGCCTACATCAGGGGAAGACCACCCAGCACAAAAACACAG GACTCCGCCGCCTTCCGCTGACGCCATGGGAGAGCAGCATGGTGAACCGACTACAGCAGCCAACACACTCATACCTGGCCCGGAGCCGTAGCGCCATGAGCTTGTCTGGAGAACAGTCAG TTTCCTGCCACCCCATGAGCGCCGTGTCATTCAAGACCCTGCAGGCCCAAGTGCTCCCTCACTGCCGCAGCCAGGACAGGAACCTGAGCAGAGATAAAGCTTTGCCGGCCTCCTCCACCGCTCGTAGAAGGACCACAGGAACTATGCAA CATAAGGACCGTGACAGCGTCAGGAAGTCTTGGAGCAACCTGTCCCTTCCACTGGCTCCTGTTCTGACGTTACCTCCCAATAAGTCCACCATTTCTTTAGGCAAAAAGTCCAACAAAGCCACACCACCCTCTGCTGGCAG ACCTCCACAGAAAACACTGGGACGTCCCCCAACTCCCAAGCTGCTTAAATCTCCAGTTTCAGATGATCCCGGAAACCTTCGTCCTGTCAGAATCACACCTGAGCACTCTCAACCCTCAACACCAACAGCAGCTCcgaaggaagaagaagaagaagaggaaaaagggAAGATTTTCAGTCCTCCTCAACCCAGACCTCAGCCACTGGGTGAGAACAATCCCCCGAGTGAGGCACCAGCTGAAGTCAATG AGTCTACAAGCAGTCCTCCAACTCAGAAACCTTCAGCTGGTACCACAGATCCAGAGGAGGCCAGTCGGATCCTGGCCGAAAACCGGCGGCTGGCCCGGgagcagagggagagagaggaggaggagcggagGCAACAAGAGGAGCAGGCGAG ATTAGCAAAGGAGGAGATGGCCCGCCGTAAAGCGGAAGAGCGAGCGAAGAGAGAAGAGGAGGCCCAGCGTCTggcagaggagaggagaaggcaggaggaggaggagagaaaggcTGAGGAGGAGAGGCttcagagggagagagaagagGCAGGGAGACTCCAGAAACAG aaagaggaggaggagtctCGATTGAGGGAGGAGGCAGAGCGACTGAGGCAGGAGAGGGAGAAGCACTTTCAGAAAGAAGAAGCAGAACgattggagagaaaaaag CGTCTTGAGGAGATCATGAAGAGAACCAGACGCTCAGACACATCAGATAAG AAAGTCAGGACCGGAGACAGCGCAG TGAGCTCTGGTTCTCCTGCACCACCTGCAGCCAACGTGCCTCAGACAAACAGCAACAGTCACCAACCTGACCTCAGCCCACAACCCAGCACCACTCCTCTGAGCCGCCCTGACCAGAG GGAGAATGGGGAGTTCGAAGAGGTGATCTCGCTGCCTTCACATTCCAGGTTGTCTCCTCCTGAaggagaggagcagcaggagacggaggaagaggagagtaAAGTTTCTGTCGTAGCCTTCATGGAGAACGGTCTTCTAAAGTCTCTGAGTGCAGTTGAAGATATATCAGCCCAGCAGGGACCAG ATGTAGCCTGA
- the map7b gene encoding ensconsin isoform X1 → MPDGKAGGGGGSGSPRDKWKLRKRGSRLTIQPLFTITEEEEVQRRREAGRKKKRASYSQYRSEDCRGSSASGQTYSPTGTPIPPPIPNRTTSKNTSSYAATKADSLLFNKIDERQRLARERREEQEKQNVAKEAQWQAREERARQHYEKQLEERKKKLEEQRIKEEKRRAAVEEKRRQKQEEDRVRHEAVIRRTLERSQKTRPKQNRWSWGGALHTNTPSIPADADRRSVSTVNLSKHTESIITKRLSSSSATLLHSPDRGLQMRTASTPVISKAHSKPRLHQGKTTQHKNTGLRRLPLTPWESSMVNRLQQPTHSYLARSRSAMSLSGEQSAMPVCPRSVSCHPMSAVSFKTLQAQVLPHCRSQDRNLSRDKALPASSTARRRTTGTMQHKDRDSVRKSWSNLSLPLAPVLTLPPNKSTISLGKKSNKATPPSAGRPPQKTLGRPPTPKLLKSPVSDDPGNLRPVRITPEHSQPSTPTAAPKEEEEEEEKGKIFSPPQPRPQPLGENNPPSEAPAEVNESTSSPPTQKPSAGTTDPEEASRILAENRRLAREQREREEEERRQQEEQARLAKEEMARRKAEERAKREEEAQRLAEERRRQEEEERKAEEERLQREREEAGRLQKQKEEEESRLREEAERLRQEREKHFQKEEAERLERKKRLEEIMKRTRRSDTSDKKVRTGDSAVSSGSPAPPAANVPQTNSNSHQPDLSPQPSTTPLSRPDQRENGEFEEVISLPSHSRLSPPEGEEQQETEEEESKVSVVAFMENGLLKSLSAVEDISAQQGPDVA, encoded by the exons ATGCCGGATGGGAAagcaggaggaggtggaggaagtgGATCACCCAGAGACAAGTGGAAGCTAAGGAAGAGAGGCAGCCGGCTGACGATTCAACCGCTCTTTACCAtcactgaggaagaggaggtacAGAGACGGAGGGAGGCTGGCAGGAAAAAGAAACGAG cATCTTACTCCCAGTATAGGTCTGAGGATTGTCGAGGGTCTTCAGCCTCTGGGCAGACCTACTCCCCCACTGGGACACCTATACCCCCTCCCATTCCTAATCGGACCACCAgcaaaaacacaagtagttATGCTGCTACCAAAGCAG ACTCGTTGCTCTTTAACAAGATTGATGAGAGACAGAGGCTGGCCCGTGAGCGCAGGGAGgagcaagaaaaacagaatg TTGCCAAGGAGGCCCAGTGGCAGGCGCGCGAGGAGAGAGCGAGGCAGCACTATGAGAAACAgttggaggagaggaagaaaaaactgGAAGAGCAGCGgataaaagaggagaaaagaaggGCCGCTGTGGAGGAGAAGCGAAGGCAAAAACAAGAGGAGGACCGG GTGCGTCATGAGGCAGTGATACGCCGCACGCTGGAGCGGAGCCAGAAAACCAGGCCGAAGCAAAACCGCTGGTCCTGGGGAGGAGCGCTGCACACCAACACTCCAAGCATACCAGCTG ATGCTGACAGAAGGTCGGTGTCCACCGTGAATTTATCCAAACACACGGAATCCATCATTACCAAGCGCCTCTCCTCCTCGTCTGCCACACTGCTGCACTCGCCAGACAGAG GCTTACAGATGAGAACAGCTTCCACGCCTGTAATAAGCAAAGCTCATTCCAAACCCCGCCTACATCAGGGGAAGACCACCCAGCACAAAAACACAG GACTCCGCCGCCTTCCGCTGACGCCATGGGAGAGCAGCATGGTGAACCGACTACAGCAGCCAACACACTCATACCTGGCCCGGAGCCGTAGCGCCATGAGCTTGTCTGGAGAACAGTCAG CCATGCCTGTGTGTCCTCGCTCAGTTTCCTGCCACCCCATGAGCGCCGTGTCATTCAAGACCCTGCAGGCCCAAGTGCTCCCTCACTGCCGCAGCCAGGACAGGAACCTGAGCAGAGATAAAGCTTTGCCGGCCTCCTCCACCGCTCGTAGAAGGACCACAGGAACTATGCAA CATAAGGACCGTGACAGCGTCAGGAAGTCTTGGAGCAACCTGTCCCTTCCACTGGCTCCTGTTCTGACGTTACCTCCCAATAAGTCCACCATTTCTTTAGGCAAAAAGTCCAACAAAGCCACACCACCCTCTGCTGGCAG ACCTCCACAGAAAACACTGGGACGTCCCCCAACTCCCAAGCTGCTTAAATCTCCAGTTTCAGATGATCCCGGAAACCTTCGTCCTGTCAGAATCACACCTGAGCACTCTCAACCCTCAACACCAACAGCAGCTCcgaaggaagaagaagaagaagaggaaaaagggAAGATTTTCAGTCCTCCTCAACCCAGACCTCAGCCACTGGGTGAGAACAATCCCCCGAGTGAGGCACCAGCTGAAGTCAATG AGTCTACAAGCAGTCCTCCAACTCAGAAACCTTCAGCTGGTACCACAGATCCAGAGGAGGCCAGTCGGATCCTGGCCGAAAACCGGCGGCTGGCCCGGgagcagagggagagagaggaggaggagcggagGCAACAAGAGGAGCAGGCGAG ATTAGCAAAGGAGGAGATGGCCCGCCGTAAAGCGGAAGAGCGAGCGAAGAGAGAAGAGGAGGCCCAGCGTCTggcagaggagaggagaaggcaggaggaggaggagagaaaggcTGAGGAGGAGAGGCttcagagggagagagaagagGCAGGGAGACTCCAGAAACAG aaagaggaggaggagtctCGATTGAGGGAGGAGGCAGAGCGACTGAGGCAGGAGAGGGAGAAGCACTTTCAGAAAGAAGAAGCAGAACgattggagagaaaaaag CGTCTTGAGGAGATCATGAAGAGAACCAGACGCTCAGACACATCAGATAAG AAAGTCAGGACCGGAGACAGCGCAG TGAGCTCTGGTTCTCCTGCACCACCTGCAGCCAACGTGCCTCAGACAAACAGCAACAGTCACCAACCTGACCTCAGCCCACAACCCAGCACCACTCCTCTGAGCCGCCCTGACCAGAG GGAGAATGGGGAGTTCGAAGAGGTGATCTCGCTGCCTTCACATTCCAGGTTGTCTCCTCCTGAaggagaggagcagcaggagacggaggaagaggagagtaAAGTTTCTGTCGTAGCCTTCATGGAGAACGGTCTTCTAAAGTCTCTGAGTGCAGTTGAAGATATATCAGCCCAGCAGGGACCAG ATGTAGCCTGA